GCATTATGAGGAAACGCCCAAGTCGGTCCAGCAAGAGATCATCGGTAAAGTGAAGGGCTGAAAAAAATCAGCGCCCGGGAATGGGCGTAGGGAGGTTGTCTATGTCGAAAGAAAAATTCGTTCGTAGCAAGCCGCACGTGAACATCGGGACGATCGGCCACGTGGACCATGGGAAGACGAGCTTGACGGCGGCCATCACGACGGTCCTGGCCAAGAAGGGCTGGGCGACGGCGAAGGGATAT
This is a stretch of genomic DNA from bacterium. It encodes these proteins:
- a CDS encoding GTP-binding protein codes for the protein MSKEKFVRSKPHVNIGTIGHVDHGKTSLTAAITTVLAKKGWATAKGY